In the genome of Arthrobacter sp. PAMC25284, the window ATCCGGCCCGGCTTTTTCGCCCAGACCCATATCCGCCCCGACCTGCTCGGCAAGACCCTGCTGGATATCCTGCACCGCGGCGACGAACACCGCTCCGGGTTGGGTCGCGAGGCGGCCGCCGGTGCCTTGGACGGCTACGGCCTGGCCGGGCAGTCGGAGCAGAAGTACGACTCCCTCTCCGGCGGCCAGCAGGCCCGCTTCCAGATCCTGCTGCTCCAGCTCTCGGGGGCCACCCTGCTGCTGCTCGATGAGCCCACCGACAACCTCGACCTGCACTCGGCCGAGGCTCTGGAACGGGCAATCGACCACTTTGAGGGAACCGTCCTCGCTGTCACCCATGACCGCTGGTTCGCCCGCACCTTCGACCGTTTCCTCGTCTTCGGCTCCGACGGGAAGGTCTACGAGTCTGCGGAACCCGTGTGGGATGAAAAACGGGTCGAACGCGCCCGCTAGAGCAACGACGCGGGGTCGGATAGCGCCCTTATTCCTTCGGTTTATAGGCGATATCTGACCCCGCGTTGTTTGGCCGGAGGCGGACGGAACTTGCGCAAATAATGATCAAATAATCAATGATAGGTATCATTTGATCATGAGGACTGATGAGCGACACCGCCTGATCGGCGACCTGCTGCGCGGCCGGGAGCGCGTGACCGTGGACGAACTGGCGGCCGCGTGCGGTGCCTCCGGTGCCACCATCCGACGCGACCTCGACGTTCTGGCCCGGCATGGCGTGCTGCGGAGGGTACACGGCGGGGCCAAGAGCCTGCTGTTCGGCGGCGAAAACCCGGAGTACGCGCAGAGGGAGCTGGAAGAGAATGCCGTCAAGAAACGGATTGCCGCCGGAGTTGCGGCGCTGCTCAAAGACCACAGCCACGTCTGGCTGGACAGCGGCTCCACAGCCACGGAAATCGCCCGCCAGCTGCAGCATCGCGAGATGACGATCATGCCCATGTCTCTGCGGGCGGTCAGTGTGCTGACCGCGGATTCCCAGGCCGGATGCCGCCCCGAGTTGTTGCTGCCAGGCGGAAGCCTGGTCCCCGGCGAGCAGTCCTTCCGCGGACCCATGACGGAAGCCAACATCCGCTCGCTGCGCTTCGATACCGCGGTGGTCACTCCCTGCGCGGTGACTCTTCAGGACGGACTGTTGGCCCACGACCTCGACGACGCCGCGGTGAAGCGCGCAGGACTTGAATCCGCGGGGCGGGTGATTGTTGCCTGCTCCGGCTCCAAATGGAACGCCAGTGCCGTGGCGCTCGTCGCGCCGCTCGATGCCGTCGACGCCGTTGTTACGGATTGGATGTTCAGCCCGGACGAACTTGCCCAACTTGACCGATACTCCGTGAAAGCAATGATCGTATGACACAAACCGCAACGCGGCCGCAGCTCAAGGCTGCGGCCGCCGCCACATTCCTGATCTTCGGTATCAACGGGCTCGTGTTCGCCAGTTGGGCCGCCCGCATCCCTGCGGTCACGGAGATCCTGCAGATCACCGCCGGACAGATGGGGACACTGCTGCTGTGCGTGGCGGTTGGTTCGCTGATCGCCCTGCCCACCGCCGGTCATGTGGTCGGCAGGATCGGGACGGCCAACACGGTTCGAGCCGCCGGGCTTCTGGTGGCCGCCGCCGGTGTGGGCATCGCGCTGTCACTCGCAGCCGGAGCCGTTTCGGGAACTGCAATCTCACTGTTCTTCTTCGGCATCGGCATCGGACTCTGGGATGTCTCCCAGAACATTGAAGGCGCCGACGTCGAACACAAACTCGGCCGCACAATTATGCCGCAGTTCCACGCCGCCTTTAGCGGCGGGGCCTTCGTCGGTGCCCTGATCGGCGCCGGGCTGTCCAACATCGGCATCGGGCTTCCGGCCCACCTGCTGGTGATCGCGGCCGTAGTTGCGGCCGCGGCCCTTGTAACACCGAAGTACTTCCTCGAACATGTGCCGGCCGCTCCACGGCCGGCCGGGGAAGCCAAGGAGCCACGGGCCGCCAGTGCCTGGCGGGATGGCCGCACCCTGCTGATAGGCGTCGTGGTGCTCGGCGCCACCCTTACCGAAGGCGCGGGAAACGACTGGATCGCCAAAGCAGCCGTGGACGGACTTGACGCCACACAGTCCACTGGCGCTCTGCTGTTTGCTGTCTTTGTCCTGGCCATGACTGCCGTGCGATTTTTCGGCGGCAGGGCGATCGATATCTACGGCCGGGTGGCATTGCTCCGGGCCAGCATGGCCGCAGCGGCCCTGGGGCTGGGACTCTTCGTCCTGGCCGGAAATATCTGGCTCGCCACAGCCGGTGCCGCGCTGTGGGGCGCCGGTGCGGCCCTCGCGTTCCCGATGGGCATGTCTGCCGCGGCAGACGATCCCAAGCACGCCGCCGCCCGGGTCTCGGTGGTTTCCACCGTGGGCTACATCGCTTTCCTCGCCGGCCCTCCGCTGTTGGGCTACCTCGGGGACCTAACCGGAATCCGGACCGCGCTGCTGGCGATCGGGGTTCCGATTCTGGGTGCACTCATGCTTGCCGGTGCCGCGAAGTCTTTGCGCGGCAAGTGAGCGGCCGCCGCGGGCCCGGGTGCTCTTGACCGGACTACGGCGCGCACGGTCCCGCGGCAGTAGGGTGGTCCAGTGCAGAGCATACTGAGGAAGGCGCGGGGGAGGGCGGACAGATTCGACCGGAAACTGGTCAGTGCCGTGTCAGCCTTCCCGGGCGGCGTACATGACGATTTTTTCCGGCAGCTCTCGGCCGCGGCCAACAAGGGAAAGCTGTGGTTCGGCATCGCCGCCGTGTTGGCCCTGTTTCCCGGCAGGACCCGGCGTGCCGCCCTGCACGGCCTGCTGGCGCAGGGCGTCGCGTCCAGCATCACCAACCTGGGCTTCAAGACACTGCTGCCGCGGGCCCGCCCCCACCCGGAACACCTCCCGGTGTTCCGGTTTGTCCATCCCCAGCCCACCAGTTCCTCCATGCCCTCGGGACACTCTGCCTCCGCCGCGGCATTCGCTGTCGGGGTGGGGCTGGTCCGCCCGGGGCTCGGCGCCGCGCTGGCCCCGGTTGCGGCGGGGGTGGCCTACTCCCGGGTCCATACCGGAGCCCACTGGCCCTCCGATGTGGCTTTCGGGTCGGCAATTGGCGCCGGAGCGGCCCTGCTGACGAGGAAATGGTGGCCTGTCCGTCCGCCCGTGCCCGACACCCGGCGCACCGCGGTTGTGGCGCCGCAACTGCCTGCCGGGCGGGGTCTGGGCATCGCCGTCAACACCCTGGGCGGCTCCTACGCGGCGGCGACCAAAACGGCCCTGGAAGAGATATTCCCGGAAGCGTATATAATTCTTCTCGCCGAAGACGCGGATGTGGCTGCGGAAATTGATGCCGTTGCGACCCGCCCTGGCATCGTCGCCCTCGGCGTCTGGGGCGGCGACGGGACGGTCGGCACTGCCGCGAACGCCGCCGTCGAGCATTCCCTCCCCCTGCTGGTATTGCCGGGAGGAACGCTCAACCATTTCGCCCGCGACACCGGGACGTCCACCATTGAGGCTGCAGCCGAGGCCGCCGCGTCGGGCACGGCGGCACGGTCCGACGTCGGCCGGGTGAGAGTGGAGCGCGGGCAGCCGGACAACCCTGAACGCCTCGAGCTGACCATGCTCAATACGGCAAGCATCGGACTCTATCCGGATCTGGTGCGCCGCCGGGAGCAGCTTCAGAAGAAGCTGGGGAAACCACTGGCAGGAGTGATCGCCATGTTCCGGACCTTCGCGGCGGGCTGCCCCACCACCCTGATCGTCGACGGCGTACGGCACCGGCTTTGGATCCTGTACATCGGCCGCGGCCGGTACTACCCCCGAGACCACGCGCCGCTGCTTCGGCCCGTGTTGGATGACGGTGTCCTTGACCTTCGGATGATCACGGCCGACGAAGCCCTTGCGCGCGTGCGACTGCTCTGGTCCGTCCTGACAGGAACGGTGGCAACGTCCGGCATCACGCACCTGAGCGAATCGAGCCGGATCCGGGTGGAATCCGGGGAATCATCCATGGTCCTGGCCGTCGATGGCGAGGTAATGGCCGGAGTTCGCACTGTCGACCTAACCGTCCGCCGCGATGCCCTGGTCTACTACTCCCCCGGGTCCTGACACGGCCGGACCACCCTGAACCGTCCCTGATTCATCCCTGAAACCGGCGGAAAACTGTAGGCGGTGTGGGTAGCGTGGGGTGTACGCCGTTTGCCGGTTCGCGGCGGACTGTTATTGCCCGCTCCCTACGCAAAGGAACGCTTCCATGATCGAAGCACGAAACCTGACGAAGGTCTACGGCGACAAGACCGCCGTCGCCGGCGTGAACTTCACCGTCGAGGCCGGGCGGATCACCGGCTTCCTGGGCCCCAACGGCGCAGGCAAATCCACCACCATGCGCATGATTATGGGACTTGACCGGCCAACGTCGGGCACCGCCACGGTTAATGGCGTCCCGTTTGACCGGCATGCCGCCCCGCTGCGTGAGATCGGCGCGCTGCTGGATGCCAAAGCCGTCCACACCGGCCGTTCCGCCTACAACCACCTGCTGGCGATGGCGGCCACGCACGGCATCCCCAGGAAGCGCGTGCACGATGTCATTGAAATGACCGGGCTGACCGAGGTGGCCAAGAAAAAGGTCAAGGGGTTCTCCCTCGGCATGGGCCAGCGGCTGGGCATCGCGGCCGCGCTGCTGGGCGACCCGCAGACCATTATTTTGGACGAACCCGTCAATGGCCTCGACCCGGAAGGCGTCGTCTGGGTCCGGACCCTGGCCAAGCACCTGGCATCGGAGGGCCGCACGGTGTTCCTCTCCAGCCACCTGATGAGCGAAATGGCCGTCACCGCGGACCACCTGATTGTGATTGGACGGGGACGGATCATCGCCGACGCCCCGATCCGGGACATCATTGCCGGCCAGGGCCTGAGCAGAACCCGCGTCCGCACCGACCAGCCGGATCAGCTTCAGCAATTGCTGGCCGGAACCGGCGTTACCGTGGCGCGGCAGGAAAACGAACTGCTGGAAGTCACGGGTCTGGATCCGCGGCAGATTGCGCGTGCTGCCCTGGACGGCCGGGTCATGATTTACGAACTCACCCCGCTCCAGGTCAGCCTCGAAGAGG includes:
- a CDS encoding bifunctional phosphatase PAP2/diacylglycerol kinase family protein codes for the protein MQSILRKARGRADRFDRKLVSAVSAFPGGVHDDFFRQLSAAANKGKLWFGIAAVLALFPGRTRRAALHGLLAQGVASSITNLGFKTLLPRARPHPEHLPVFRFVHPQPTSSSMPSGHSASAAAFAVGVGLVRPGLGAALAPVAAGVAYSRVHTGAHWPSDVAFGSAIGAGAALLTRKWWPVRPPVPDTRRTAVVAPQLPAGRGLGIAVNTLGGSYAAATKTALEEIFPEAYIILLAEDADVAAEIDAVATRPGIVALGVWGGDGTVGTAANAAVEHSLPLLVLPGGTLNHFARDTGTSTIEAAAEAAASGTAARSDVGRVRVERGQPDNPERLELTMLNTASIGLYPDLVRRREQLQKKLGKPLAGVIAMFRTFAAGCPTTLIVDGVRHRLWILYIGRGRYYPRDHAPLLRPVLDDGVLDLRMITADEALARVRLLWSVLTGTVATSGITHLSESSRIRVESGESSMVLAVDGEVMAGVRTVDLTVRRDALVYYSPGS
- a CDS encoding MFS transporter, with translation MTQTATRPQLKAAAAATFLIFGINGLVFASWAARIPAVTEILQITAGQMGTLLLCVAVGSLIALPTAGHVVGRIGTANTVRAAGLLVAAAGVGIALSLAAGAVSGTAISLFFFGIGIGLWDVSQNIEGADVEHKLGRTIMPQFHAAFSGGAFVGALIGAGLSNIGIGLPAHLLVIAAVVAAAALVTPKYFLEHVPAAPRPAGEAKEPRAASAWRDGRTLLIGVVVLGATLTEGAGNDWIAKAAVDGLDATQSTGALLFAVFVLAMTAVRFFGGRAIDIYGRVALLRASMAAAALGLGLFVLAGNIWLATAGAALWGAGAALAFPMGMSAAADDPKHAAARVSVVSTVGYIAFLAGPPLLGYLGDLTGIRTALLAIGVPILGALMLAGAAKSLRGK
- a CDS encoding ABC transporter ATP-binding protein codes for the protein MIEARNLTKVYGDKTAVAGVNFTVEAGRITGFLGPNGAGKSTTMRMIMGLDRPTSGTATVNGVPFDRHAAPLREIGALLDAKAVHTGRSAYNHLLAMAATHGIPRKRVHDVIEMTGLTEVAKKKVKGFSLGMGQRLGIAAALLGDPQTIILDEPVNGLDPEGVVWVRTLAKHLASEGRTVFLSSHLMSEMAVTADHLIVIGRGRIIADAPIRDIIAGQGLSRTRVRTDQPDQLQQLLAGTGVTVARQENELLEVTGLDPRQIARAALDGRVMIYELTPLQVSLEEAYMELTKDEVEYHSHITAGAAPVQPGGN
- a CDS encoding DeoR/GlpR family DNA-binding transcription regulator; its protein translation is MRTDERHRLIGDLLRGRERVTVDELAAACGASGATIRRDLDVLARHGVLRRVHGGAKSLLFGGENPEYAQRELEENAVKKRIAAGVAALLKDHSHVWLDSGSTATEIARQLQHREMTIMPMSLRAVSVLTADSQAGCRPELLLPGGSLVPGEQSFRGPMTEANIRSLRFDTAVVTPCAVTLQDGLLAHDLDDAAVKRAGLESAGRVIVACSGSKWNASAVALVAPLDAVDAVVTDWMFSPDELAQLDRYSVKAMIV